The Mesobacillus jeotgali genome window below encodes:
- a CDS encoding isoprenylcysteine carboxyl methyltransferase family protein yields MVFLLFVGLVIFQRMTELVIARKNEAWMKEQGAVEFGQGHYPAMVAIHTAFFITFIVEVILFDKNLSGYWPVLLALFIFTQIMRIWALSSLGKFWNTKIIILPGANVVKRGPYKIIKHPNYLIVAIELIVIPLMFNAYFTMAVFTLLNILILSIRIPAEEKALRELTKYESEFSNQGRFVPNLLNKCDN; encoded by the coding sequence ATGGTGTTCCTCCTATTTGTTGGATTAGTCATTTTTCAGAGGATGACCGAACTTGTCATAGCCAGAAAAAATGAAGCATGGATGAAAGAGCAGGGGGCAGTAGAGTTTGGACAGGGACACTATCCTGCTATGGTAGCCATCCATACAGCTTTTTTCATAACTTTTATCGTCGAAGTGATTCTCTTTGATAAAAATCTGTCAGGATATTGGCCGGTCTTGCTTGCTCTGTTCATTTTTACACAGATAATGAGGATTTGGGCACTGTCTTCATTGGGAAAGTTCTGGAATACAAAAATCATCATCCTTCCGGGCGCCAATGTCGTCAAGAGAGGTCCATATAAGATTATCAAGCATCCTAACTATTTAATAGTGGCGATAGAGTTGATCGTTATTCCCTTAATGTTCAATGCCTATTTTACAATGGCAGTTTTTACTCTATTGAATATCCTTATTTTATCCATTAGGATCCCAGCGGAGGAAAAGGCATTGAGAGAGCTGACGAAGTATGAATCGGAATTCTCAAATCAGGGCCGCTTCGTTCCGAACTTGTTAAATAAGTGTGACAATTAA
- a CDS encoding 3-oxoacyl-[acyl-carrier-protein] synthase III C-terminal domain-containing protein yields the protein MPRVISIAEAVPPYSIEQDRVMDFAENLFSESFKDIKRLITVFQNGQIEKRHFAKDLEWFEHDHTFEEKNDAYIEAAVDLGAKAILNCLKNNEFLTDEVHLEEIDAIFTISSTGVSTPSIDARIMNVLPSSQYTKRIPIWGLGCAGGASGLSRAYEYCLAYPEAKVLVLSIELCSLTFQRNDRSKSNLIGTSLFADGVACALVCGDRSGYENIMKKSAAPNIIGTQSTTMPDSEDVMGWEVKNEGLYVVFSKDIPTIIENWLQPNVLRFLNTKGLDVQDLDHFIAHPGGKKVLEAYVSALKFPETMTRISLEVLKEYGNMSSATILYVLKRFMETAEEGDLGLGAALGPGFSSELLLMRWE from the coding sequence ATGCCGAGAGTTATATCCATCGCAGAAGCTGTACCGCCATATTCTATAGAGCAGGATAGGGTAATGGATTTTGCAGAAAATCTTTTCAGTGAATCCTTTAAAGACATAAAAAGGCTGATCACCGTTTTTCAGAATGGCCAAATAGAAAAACGCCACTTTGCAAAAGACCTTGAATGGTTTGAACATGACCATACATTTGAAGAAAAGAATGATGCCTATATTGAGGCAGCTGTGGATCTTGGGGCAAAAGCCATTTTGAATTGCCTGAAGAACAATGAATTCTTAACAGACGAAGTCCATCTTGAAGAAATCGATGCTATTTTTACCATCAGCAGCACGGGTGTGTCGACTCCGAGCATTGATGCGAGAATAATGAATGTCCTTCCTTCTTCTCAATATACGAAAAGAATTCCGATCTGGGGCCTCGGGTGTGCAGGCGGGGCATCGGGGTTGTCGCGTGCCTATGAGTATTGCCTTGCCTATCCAGAAGCAAAAGTTCTTGTGCTATCAATTGAATTGTGCAGTTTAACCTTTCAGCGAAACGACCGTTCGAAAAGCAATCTGATCGGAACTTCGCTGTTTGCAGACGGGGTTGCATGTGCCCTGGTATGCGGGGATCGTTCCGGCTATGAAAATATAATGAAAAAATCTGCTGCCCCCAATATAATTGGTACACAGTCCACCACCATGCCTGATTCGGAAGATGTAATGGGCTGGGAAGTGAAAAATGAAGGACTCTATGTCGTGTTTTCCAAGGATATACCGACGATCATCGAAAACTGGCTGCAGCCCAATGTTTTAAGATTTTTAAATACTAAAGGCCTTGACGTTCAGGATCTTGATCATTTTATTGCACATCCAGGAGGAAAGAAAGTACTTGAAGCCTATGTTTCTGCTTTGAAGTTTCCAGAGACAATGACGAGGATTTCACTTGAGGTCTTGAAAGAATATGGGAATATGTCTTCGGCGACTATACTATATGTATTAAAGAGGTTCATGGAGACAGCGGAGGAAGGCGATCTTGGCTTGGGCGCAGCCCTTGGGCCCGGTTTCAGCTCGGAATTGTTATTGATGAGGTGGGAATAA
- a CDS encoding SDR family oxidoreductase: MFLPSFDLEGKTAIVSGAGRGIGRAIAIGLAEAGANVALLSRTEEDLKETSSVIENLGRKTLVLPTDVTKRDQVHNSISAVSSEWGKIDILVNNAGMNIRSKALEATDEEWQTIMDTNLKSAFMMSQEAGKIMKDQNAGGKIINIASVAGQVALRTGVVYAATKAALMQMTKVLAMEWGQYGINVNSIGPWYFKTPLTEKLLADEAYVQDILAVTPLKRIGELPELVGPVVFLSSDAGNYVTGQTLFVDGGMTIHGF; this comes from the coding sequence ATGTTTTTGCCATCTTTTGATTTAGAGGGGAAAACAGCAATAGTATCAGGTGCTGGTAGAGGGATCGGCAGGGCGATCGCCATTGGTCTGGCTGAGGCTGGAGCAAATGTTGCCTTACTTTCACGAACGGAGGAAGATCTCAAAGAAACATCTTCTGTTATTGAAAATTTAGGAAGGAAAACTCTCGTGCTGCCGACAGATGTGACAAAGAGGGACCAAGTACATAATTCGATATCTGCAGTAAGCTCGGAATGGGGAAAGATTGATATTCTTGTCAACAATGCGGGAATGAACATCCGTTCAAAGGCTCTCGAAGCAACGGATGAAGAATGGCAAACAATCATGGATACAAATCTGAAATCAGCCTTCATGATGTCCCAGGAAGCAGGAAAAATCATGAAGGACCAAAACGCAGGGGGTAAAATCATTAATATTGCCTCTGTTGCCGGACAGGTAGCGCTAAGGACAGGTGTGGTCTATGCAGCGACTAAAGCCGCCCTTATGCAGATGACAAAGGTGCTCGCTATGGAATGGGGACAATACGGGATTAATGTGAACTCAATCGGGCCATGGTACTTCAAAACGCCGCTGACTGAAAAGCTGTTGGCCGACGAAGCATATGTACAGGACATCCTCGCTGTTACGCCACTGAAAAGAATCGGTGAGCTTCCAGAGCTAGTGGGTCCGGTGGTTTTCCTAAGCTCGGATGCCGGGAATTATGTCACTGGACAAACCCTGTTTGTCGACGGTGGAATGACGATTCATGGATTTTGA
- a CDS encoding cytochrome c oxidase subunit 2A, with translation MAQPGIGKKTHTKVEEQSSLKGTLASVFLLGFFLIATWVGVYLLFVNRF, from the coding sequence ATGGCTCAGCCTGGAATCGGGAAGAAAACACATACGAAGGTGGAAGAACAATCTTCTTTGAAAGGAACACTTGCATCTGTGTTCTTGTTGGGATTCTTTTTAATTGCTACTTGGGTAGGCGTTTATTTATTATTTGTTAATCGTTTTTAA
- a CDS encoding cytochrome c oxidase subunit II: MHIHKFEKIWLIFGITTLIVFLSVIGVSAFYLGNQPPSCLATINPEKVDTTAPFNEPGLKKVEGKEWDYELVFVASAFSYNPGQVEVPKGAKVKVIATTKDVIHGFQVAGTNINMMLEPGYISEFVTTFDKAGDYLIVCNEYCGVGHHMMSSKIEVVE; this comes from the coding sequence ATGCATATTCATAAATTTGAAAAGATCTGGCTGATATTCGGAATTACGACACTAATCGTATTCCTATCTGTTATCGGAGTCAGCGCCTTCTATTTAGGCAACCAGCCTCCAAGCTGTCTGGCAACAATCAATCCCGAAAAGGTAGACACTACTGCACCTTTCAACGAGCCGGGACTGAAGAAGGTTGAAGGAAAAGAATGGGATTACGAACTCGTATTCGTAGCATCCGCATTTTCCTACAATCCTGGACAGGTAGAAGTTCCAAAGGGAGCAAAGGTGAAAGTAATCGCGACTACAAAAGACGTCATCCACGGCTTCCAGGTGGCAGGCACAAATATCAATATGATGCTTGAGCCAGGATATATCAGTGAGTTCGTCACAACTTTTGACAAAGCTGGCGATTACCTGATTGTTTGTAATGAATATTGTGGTGTCGGCCACCACATGATGTCGTCTAAAATCGAGGTGGTTGAATAA
- a CDS encoding b(o/a)3-type cytochrome-c oxidase subunit 1, translating into MNTKLINPKVDRRDGKLAMAHFYVAFIALAIGGLAGLLQTLVRSGKFELPSWTGYYQILTIHGVVLGLVLTTFFIMGFQLALVSKTSGTLTDKQRLTGWIGFWTMTIGTVMAAVMILTNQASVLYTFYAPLQAHALFYLGLTLVIVGSWIDGAALIMAYTAWRKANPGKPSPLLTFMSLVNTLMWIVATIGVAATVLFQLLPWSLGLVERVDVLVSRTLFWYFGHPLVYFWLLPAYMAWYAIVPKIIGGKIFSDSLARMSFILFLLFSIPVGFHHQLMEPGIDPAWKFLQVILTFLVVIPSLMTAFSLFATFEMFGRSKGSTGLFGWVKKLPWGDARFAVPFIGMLAFIPAGAGGLVNASHQLNQVVHNTIWVTGHFHLTLATSVVLTFFGISYWLVPHLTGRVLTKAMNKLAIIQGIVWAIGMTFMSGAMHAAGLLGAPRRSSFSTYGGAEQAAEWIPYQVAQAVGGSILFLGIILMLYIFINLAFFAPKGEEEFPVGEVADAAEKTPMVFENWKLWLGITVLLILFAYTIPFIDMIENAPIGSKGYKFF; encoded by the coding sequence ATGAATACAAAATTAATTAATCCAAAGGTAGACCGCCGAGACGGCAAATTGGCAATGGCCCACTTCTATGTCGCTTTCATCGCACTTGCGATTGGCGGTCTTGCAGGTTTGCTCCAGACACTCGTCCGTTCAGGAAAATTCGAATTGCCTTCATGGACTGGTTATTATCAAATCCTCACCATCCATGGTGTTGTCCTCGGACTGGTTTTAACTACATTTTTCATTATGGGATTCCAGCTCGCTTTAGTGAGCAAAACATCCGGTACATTGACAGATAAACAACGTTTGACTGGCTGGATTGGTTTCTGGACTATGACAATCGGTACTGTAATGGCTGCTGTCATGATCCTGACGAACCAGGCTTCTGTCCTTTATACATTTTACGCACCACTGCAAGCTCACGCACTCTTTTACTTAGGACTCACGCTTGTCATCGTCGGAAGCTGGATCGACGGAGCTGCACTGATCATGGCTTATACTGCATGGAGAAAAGCGAATCCAGGAAAACCTAGTCCACTGCTTACTTTCATGTCACTTGTAAACACGCTTATGTGGATTGTAGCGACAATCGGTGTCGCCGCAACTGTATTATTCCAACTGCTTCCTTGGTCACTTGGCCTTGTTGAGCGAGTTGATGTATTGGTCAGCCGTACATTGTTCTGGTATTTCGGCCATCCGCTTGTATATTTCTGGCTGTTGCCTGCATATATGGCCTGGTACGCAATCGTGCCAAAAATCATCGGCGGAAAGATATTCTCTGATTCATTAGCTAGGATGTCGTTCATCCTGTTCCTGTTGTTCTCAATCCCAGTTGGTTTCCACCACCAGCTAATGGAGCCAGGTATTGACCCGGCATGGAAATTCCTTCAGGTTATTTTAACATTCCTAGTTGTCATCCCATCATTGATGACTGCATTCTCGCTATTTGCGACATTTGAAATGTTTGGCCGTTCTAAAGGGTCTACTGGCCTATTCGGCTGGGTTAAAAAGCTTCCTTGGGGCGATGCACGCTTTGCTGTACCATTTATCGGAATGCTTGCCTTCATCCCTGCTGGTGCTGGCGGATTAGTAAACGCATCCCATCAGTTGAACCAGGTAGTACACAACACCATCTGGGTTACGGGGCATTTCCATTTGACACTTGCGACTTCAGTAGTCCTGACTTTCTTCGGAATCTCTTATTGGCTGGTCCCTCACCTTACAGGCAGGGTACTGACAAAAGCTATGAATAAACTAGCAATCATTCAAGGTATCGTCTGGGCAATCGGAATGACCTTCATGTCCGGTGCCATGCACGCAGCCGGCCTGCTCGGAGCTCCACGCCGTTCATCTTTCTCAACTTACGGTGGTGCAGAGCAAGCTGCTGAATGGATTCCTTACCAGGTTGCACAGGCAGTTGGCGGATCGATCCTATTCCTTGGAATCATCCTGATGCTTTACATTTTCATCAACCTTGCGTTCTTTGCACCTAAAGGGGAAGAAGAATTCCCTGTTGGGGAGGTTGCTGATGCAGCCGAGAAAACTCCAATGGTATTTGAAAATTGGAAGCTATGGCTTGGCATCACAGTCCTTTTAATCCTATTCGCATACACAATACCGTTCATCGATATGATCGAAAATGCACCAATAGGATCGAAGGGATACAAATTCTTCTAA
- the asnS gene encoding asparagine--tRNA ligase: MIKTVVKDLYRNQENFKDETVQLTGWIRTLRDSKTIGFMELNDGTFFKSVQVVFEDTLDNFKEITKLPISSSVLVEGEFVPTPDMKQPFEIKATKIVVEGLSDTDYPIQKKRHTLEYLRTIAHLRPRANAFSAVFRVRSLASYALHKFFQDKGFVYVHTPIITGSDTEGAGEMFRVTSMDLNQLPKTEDGKVDESADFFGKETNLTVSGQLNAESFALAFRNVYTFGPTFRAENSNTARHAAEFWMVEPEVAFAELPDIMDLGEEMVKYVIDYVFEHAPEEMAFFNSFIDKTLIERLQNALESDFGRVTYTEAVELLKNSGKEFEYPVEWGTDLQTEHERYLSEEIYKRPVFVTDYPKDIKAFYMRANEDGKTVAATDLLVPGIGELIGGSQREEREEVLAERIKELGMSEEDYWWYLELRKYGSTKHSGYGIGFERLVMYLTGMKNIRDVIPFPRTPGNAEF; encoded by the coding sequence ATGATTAAAACCGTAGTAAAAGATTTATACAGAAATCAAGAAAACTTTAAAGACGAAACTGTTCAACTTACAGGCTGGATCCGTACCCTTCGCGATTCCAAAACCATTGGCTTTATGGAGTTAAACGATGGAACATTCTTCAAGAGTGTACAAGTTGTTTTTGAAGATACCCTTGATAACTTCAAAGAAATTACAAAGCTGCCAATTAGCTCTTCTGTTTTAGTAGAAGGTGAGTTTGTACCAACTCCTGACATGAAACAGCCTTTTGAAATTAAAGCAACTAAAATTGTAGTCGAGGGATTGTCGGATACAGATTATCCTATACAAAAAAAGAGACATACCCTTGAATATTTGAGAACAATCGCTCACTTACGTCCGAGAGCCAACGCCTTCTCAGCCGTTTTCAGAGTAAGATCTCTTGCATCCTATGCCCTTCACAAATTCTTTCAAGACAAAGGGTTTGTCTATGTACATACACCGATTATTACCGGAAGCGATACTGAAGGAGCAGGGGAAATGTTCCGTGTAACATCAATGGACTTGAACCAGCTTCCAAAGACCGAAGACGGAAAAGTGGATGAAAGTGCGGACTTCTTCGGCAAAGAAACTAACTTAACCGTGAGCGGTCAATTGAATGCGGAAAGCTTTGCTCTTGCTTTCCGTAATGTGTATACCTTTGGCCCGACATTCAGGGCGGAAAATTCAAATACGGCACGACATGCAGCAGAATTCTGGATGGTCGAGCCTGAAGTTGCCTTTGCAGAATTACCGGATATCATGGACCTCGGAGAAGAAATGGTCAAGTATGTCATTGATTATGTTTTTGAACATGCACCAGAAGAAATGGCTTTCTTTAACAGCTTTATTGATAAAACGCTTATTGAAAGATTGCAGAATGCATTGGAATCCGATTTCGGAAGAGTTACTTATACCGAAGCTGTTGAATTATTAAAGAACTCAGGCAAGGAATTTGAGTACCCAGTTGAATGGGGAACGGATTTGCAAACGGAACATGAACGTTACCTTAGCGAGGAAATTTACAAGCGACCTGTCTTCGTAACAGACTATCCGAAAGATATCAAAGCATTTTATATGCGAGCGAATGAGGATGGCAAGACAGTTGCCGCTACAGACCTTTTAGTTCCCGGAATTGGCGAGTTAATCGGCGGAAGCCAACGTGAGGAAAGGGAAGAAGTCCTTGCAGAACGAATTAAAGAACTTGGTATGTCTGAAGAAGACTACTGGTGGTATCTCGAGCTTAGAAAATACGGCAGCACAAAGCATTCTGGCTATGGAATCGGCTTCGAGCGACTTGTTATGTATCTAACAGGAATGAAGAACATCCGCGATGTCATTCCATTCCCTCGTACACCAGGAAATGCAGAGTTTTAA
- a CDS encoding EamA family transporter — MYGKLPYFMIAFAAAMWGLIGFFVKGLNNAGFSAMEIVAIRVLTAAIILILVGIVFYRSHLKIRMKDLYLFVGTGILSIVFFNWSYFTAINLMNIPIAVALLYTSPAFVAVLSFLFLKESINRKKLLAIVMTVIGCTLAAGITGQGGMSFSVSSILIGLGAGFGYALYSIFGKIALRRYHPFTVTLYTFLVASVALVPTTGITSKAVVLFAGDAWLYAIGLGIFPTVVAYFAYSWGLERTESSTAAVVATLEPVIATMLGILVYGDRLGGLQMLGSALIIISVISINISIPSRKQKKHFTV, encoded by the coding sequence ATGTACGGGAAATTGCCTTATTTTATGATCGCGTTTGCTGCGGCAATGTGGGGCCTGATCGGCTTTTTTGTTAAAGGCCTGAATAATGCCGGCTTCAGTGCAATGGAGATTGTGGCCATCCGTGTGTTGACCGCAGCCATTATTTTGATTTTGGTGGGAATTGTTTTTTACCGAAGTCATTTAAAAATCAGGATGAAAGACTTGTATCTTTTTGTGGGTACAGGGATTTTAAGTATTGTGTTTTTCAATTGGTCTTACTTTACGGCAATCAACCTGATGAATATCCCGATTGCAGTAGCTTTACTGTATACTTCTCCTGCCTTCGTTGCGGTGTTATCATTTCTTTTCCTGAAAGAAAGCATTAACAGGAAGAAACTGTTGGCGATTGTCATGACAGTCATTGGCTGTACACTTGCCGCTGGCATTACAGGGCAGGGGGGAATGTCATTTTCTGTCTCCAGTATCCTTATTGGCCTAGGGGCAGGGTTCGGTTACGCTCTTTACAGTATTTTTGGCAAGATCGCATTAAGACGTTACCATCCTTTTACGGTCACATTGTATACATTCCTTGTAGCTTCGGTTGCCCTGGTTCCGACAACTGGTATAACCAGCAAGGCGGTTGTTCTTTTCGCTGGGGATGCCTGGCTTTATGCGATAGGATTGGGAATCTTTCCGACTGTGGTCGCCTATTTTGCCTACTCCTGGGGCCTTGAAAGGACGGAAAGCAGTACTGCTGCAGTAGTTGCTACACTGGAACCCGTCATTGCCACCATGCTGGGAATACTGGTGTATGGTGATAGGCTGGGCGGTCTTCAAATGCTTGGATCCGCGTTGATTATCATATCTGTAATATCTATCAATATCTCAATTCCGAGCCGGAAGCAAAAAAAGCACTTCACTGTGTGA
- a CDS encoding carboxypeptidase M32, protein MGEVLQTEKKFLDYVKKMAAYGEALSLIYWDLRTGAPKKGAGQRSEVIGVLSSELFNMSTSEEMASYIARLSNETSLSEITRKTLDECRKDYDRNKKIPAEEYREYVILQSKAESVWEEAKEKSDFELFRPYLEKLVDTTKRFVGYWGYEGNKYNTLLDMYEPGVTVEVLDQVFGDLRDKIVPLVQQISSSTDKPETEFLFKHFPKEKQRAFSLEILKQMGYDFDAGRLDETVHPFAMGLNPGDVRVTTKYDESDFRTAVFGTIHEGGHALYEQNISEELVGTPMSSGTSMGIHESQSLFYENFVGRNYSFWKNNYSLLQEYSDGQFSGVEVEDFYRAVNESKPSLIRIEADELTYPLHVMVRYEIEKGLFNDEIEVKDLPQIWNDKYEQYLGIRPENDAQGVLQDVHWAGGSFGYFPSYALGYMYAAQFKNAMLKDLPDYEELLEQGNLQPIKEWMTEKVHKHGKMKKPLEILTDVTGEGLNAQYLVDYLYEKYNKVYQLV, encoded by the coding sequence ATGGGTGAAGTATTGCAAACAGAAAAGAAGTTTTTAGATTATGTTAAAAAAATGGCAGCCTATGGAGAGGCGCTTTCTTTGATTTATTGGGATTTAAGGACAGGAGCTCCGAAAAAGGGAGCAGGTCAGCGTTCTGAAGTGATCGGGGTACTTTCTTCCGAGCTGTTCAATATGTCAACTTCAGAAGAAATGGCATCATACATAGCACGTCTTTCTAATGAAACAAGTTTATCTGAAATCACCCGTAAAACACTGGATGAGTGCAGGAAGGATTACGACCGCAATAAGAAGATCCCTGCGGAAGAATACCGTGAATATGTGATTCTGCAATCAAAAGCCGAAAGTGTATGGGAAGAGGCAAAAGAAAAATCGGATTTTGAACTGTTCAGGCCGTATCTTGAAAAGCTGGTCGATACGACTAAGAGATTCGTAGGTTACTGGGGATATGAAGGAAATAAATACAATACGCTGCTCGATATGTATGAGCCTGGTGTCACAGTCGAGGTTCTTGACCAGGTATTTGGAGACCTTCGAGATAAAATCGTCCCACTCGTTCAGCAGATTTCCAGTTCAACAGATAAGCCTGAAACTGAATTCCTTTTCAAGCATTTCCCTAAGGAAAAGCAGCGTGCATTCAGTCTGGAAATCCTCAAACAAATGGGTTATGACTTTGATGCTGGACGCCTCGATGAAACGGTCCACCCATTTGCAATGGGACTTAACCCTGGGGATGTAAGGGTTACGACGAAATACGATGAATCAGACTTCAGGACTGCTGTCTTCGGAACAATCCATGAGGGCGGACACGCACTTTATGAACAAAACATTTCTGAAGAGCTAGTGGGAACGCCTATGAGTTCAGGCACTTCAATGGGAATCCATGAATCCCAGTCACTTTTTTATGAGAACTTTGTCGGGCGCAACTACTCTTTCTGGAAAAACAACTACAGCCTGCTGCAGGAGTATTCAGATGGACAGTTTTCAGGAGTGGAGGTAGAGGATTTCTATCGAGCTGTCAATGAGTCAAAGCCGAGCTTGATCAGGATCGAGGCAGATGAGCTGACATATCCGCTGCATGTAATGGTACGATATGAAATTGAAAAAGGCTTGTTCAATGATGAAATAGAAGTAAAGGATCTTCCTCAGATCTGGAATGACAAATATGAACAGTATCTCGGCATCAGGCCGGAAAATGATGCACAGGGTGTCCTTCAGGATGTCCATTGGGCTGGCGGCAGCTTTGGTTACTTCCCATCCTATGCTTTAGGCTATATGTATGCAGCCCAGTTTAAGAACGCCATGCTCAAAGACCTGCCTGACTATGAGGAACTCCTGGAACAAGGAAATCTTCAGCCCATTAAAGAGTGGATGACTGAGAAAGTCCATAAGCATGGAAAAATGAAAAAACCACTTGAAATCTTGACTGATGTAACTGGAGAGGGACTCAATGCCCAGTATTTAGTGGATTATTTATACGAAAAATACAATAAAGTATACCAGCTGGTCTAG
- a CDS encoding DUF2249 domain-containing protein: MTFNVIINVPDYAPREKHPTIFQNFDSLQKGEFMQIVNDHDPRPLQYQFMMERPESFSWEYLEEGPETWRVAIGKTK; encoded by the coding sequence ATGACATTCAACGTTATTATCAATGTTCCTGATTACGCACCCCGTGAAAAACACCCGACCATATTCCAAAACTTCGACTCACTGCAAAAGGGTGAATTCATGCAAATTGTCAATGACCATGACCCTAGGCCTCTGCAATATCAATTCATGATGGAGCGTCCGGAATCATTTTCATGGGAGTATCTCGAAGAAGGTCCAGAAACATGGCGTGTAGCAATAGGAAAAACAAAATGA